One Solanum lycopersicum chromosome 2, SLM_r2.1 genomic region harbors:
- the LOC101253852 gene encoding glucan endo-1,3-beta-glucosidase, acidic-like, which translates to MLFTLILHLKLSCYIFIMSLLFLFTKSFSIVPMVALFILLMCGLQITGVYSVGVCYGRMADNLPSEYDVVNHCHANGINKIRIYYPDTNVYNALRGSNIEVLVDVPNEHVKTLAQDPNQARNWVNNNIKAYFPSVKFRYIAVGNEISPIKNVQLATFVGPAIENVHNAIVEAGLQDQIKVSTATYSALLTNTWPPQNSMFNPDWRGFTDPIVKLLRDNNLPLLVNIYPYFSYIYNTKDIPLSYALFTDSGTNSAGYQNLFDALVDSMYYALEKSGAPNVEIVVSETGWPSYGHPAATTDNARTYYTNVINHVGNGTPKKPGREIETFLFAMFDERGKGGDETERHFGLFYPDRNSKYDQLNF; encoded by the exons ATGTTATTCACATTAATTCTCCATTTGAAACTTTCTTGTTACATTTTCATAAtgtctcttctttttctcttcacCAAGAGTTTCTCTATTGTACCTATGGTTGCATTGTTTATACTATTAATGTGTGGCCTCCAAATAACAG GAGTATACTCTGTTGGGGTATGTTATGGAAGAATGGCTGATAATTTGCCATCAGAATATGATGTTGTAAATCATTGTCATGCCAATGGtatcaataaaataagaatttattaTCCAGACACAAATGTTTATAATGCTCTAAGGGGAAGTAacattgaagtccttgttgaTGTCCCAAATGAACATGTCAAAACACTAGCACAAGATCCAAATCAAGCAAGAAATTGGGTAAACAATAACATAAAAGCCTATTTCCCTAGTGTTAAATTCAGGTATATCGCGGTTGGAAATGAAATCAGCCCAATAAAGAACGTACAACTTGCTACATTTGTTGGTCCTGCTATTGAAAATGTTCATAACGCGATAGTAGAAGCAGGATTGCAAGATCAAATCAAAGTCTCAACCGCGACATATTCAGCCTTGTTAACAAATACATGGCCTCCACAAAACAGCATGTTTAATCCTGATTGGAGAGGTTTCACTGATCCAATAGTGAAACTTCTTAGAGACAACAATTTGCCGTTGCTAGTAAATATTTACCCGTATTTCAGTTACATTTATAATACGAAAGATATACCGCTATCCTATgccctgtttacagattcaggaaCAAACTCAGCTGGTTACCAAAATCTTTTTGACGCGTTAGTCGATAGTATGTACTACGCTCTGGAGAAATCTGGTGCACCTAATGTGGAAATTGTTGTTTCGGAAACAGGTTGGCCTTCTTATGGACACCCTGCTGCAACTACTGATAATGCGCGGACTTATTACACGAATGTGATTAATCATGTTGGAAATGGCACTCCAAAGAAGCCTGGAAGGGAAATTGAGACTTTTTTGTTTGCAATGTTTGATGAAAGAGGAAAAGGAGGGGATGAAACTGAGAGACATTTTGGACTGTTTTACCCTGACAGGAACTCAAAATATGATCAGTTGAACTTTTGA
- the LOC101254154 gene encoding MYB-like transcription factor EOBI: protein MDKRTCDSQDVEVRKGPWTMEEDLILINYIANHGEGVWNSLARSAGLKRTGKSCRLRWLNYLRPDVRRGNITPEEQLLIMELHAKWGNRWSKIAKHLPGRTDNEIKNLWRTRIQKHIKQAENINRLSSNISENNNIQQASTSQTSTSLADSMETYSGNNNNNNNNNNNNNMGTTFHHQGNFPNENIWSMEDLWSMQLLNDANN, encoded by the exons atggataaaagAACATGTGATTCTCAAGATGTTGAAGTTAGGAAAGGTCCTTGGACTATGGAAGAAGATTTGATTCTCATCAATTACATTGCTAATCATGGTGAAGGTGTTTGGAATTCCCTCGCTCGATCCGCTG GTTTGAAGCGTACTGGAAAAAGTTGTAGACTTAGATGGCTTAATTATCTCCGACCTGATGTTCGGAGGGGAAATATTACACCGGAGGAACAATTGTTGATCATGGAACTACATGCCAAGTGGGGAAACCG GTGGTCGAAAATTGCAAAACATTTACCTGGTAGAACAGATAATGAGATAAAGAACTTATGGAGGACAAGAATTCAAAAGCACATTAAGCAAGCAGAAAACATAAACAGATTATCATCAAATATTTCGGAGAACAACAATATTCAACAAGCAAGTACAAGCCAAACATCTACTAGTCTTGCAGATTCAATGGAAACTTACTCTggaaataataacaacaacaacaacaacaataataataataatatgggaACCACTTTTCATCATCAGGgcaattttccaaatgaaaatatttggagCATGGAGGACCTTTGGTCCATGCAATTGCTTAATGATGCAAAcaactaa